In Erigeron canadensis isolate Cc75 chromosome 6, C_canadensis_v1, whole genome shotgun sequence, the following are encoded in one genomic region:
- the LOC122605965 gene encoding nuclear cap-binding protein subunit 2, whose amino-acid sequence MALLYKDVKKISAYRDRRFPGSQEEYEHALETSTTVYIGNMSFYTTEEQLYELFSRAGEIKKIVMGLDKNTKTPCGFCFVMYYSREDTEDAVKYISGTILDDRPIRVDFDWGFQDGRQWGRGRSGGQVRDEYRTDYDPDRGGYGKLVQKELEEQRQVVDYGVGSLGSFQPPPMPRNYVRHGGGDHGYRGSHRQGRGDYHRKRYRDDDRRGPEISKRNFEHESRRNSDHDSRQEKNPRFREHGDSDEEEDDRKRQK is encoded by the exons ATGGCCTTGCTGTATAAG GATGTGAAGAAGATTTCAGCATATCGTGATAGAAGGTTTCCAGGATCACAGGAAGAATATGAGCATGCACTTGAAACTTCAACAACCGTCTATATTGGCAACATGTCTTTCTATACTACTGAAGAGCAACTTTATGAGCTGTTTTCTCGAGCAGGAGAAATTAAAAAGATTGTTATGGGTCTGGATAAGAACACAAAAACGCCTTGTGGCTTCTGCTTTGTCAT GTATTACTCCAGGGAAGATACTGAAGATGCTGTGAAGTACATTAGTGGGACAATTCTCGATGATCGTCCTATTCGTGTAGATTTTGATTGGGGATTCCAGGATGGAAGGCAATGGGGTCGCGGGCGAAGTGGTGGACAG GTGAGGGATGAATATCGCACGGACTACGATCCTG ATAGAGGTGGTTATGGAAAATTGGTGCAGAAAGAGTTGGAAGAACAAAGACAGGTAGTAGATTATGGTGTTGGATCGTTGGGATCTTTTCAGCCCCCTCCTATGCCTCGTAACT ATGTAAGACATGGAGGTGGTGATCATGGCTATAGGGGCTCCCACCGACAAGGCAGAGGAG ATTACCACCGAAAGAGATATCGTGATGATGACCGCCGTGGCCCAGAAATCTCCAAAAGGAATTTTGAACATGAATCTCGAAGAAATTCTGATCATGATTCTAGACAG GAGAAAAATCCACGTTTCCGTGAGCATGGTGACTCGGATGAGGAGGAAGATGACCGTAAACGACAAAAATAA